Genomic window (Musa acuminata AAA Group cultivar baxijiao chromosome BXJ1-9, Cavendish_Baxijiao_AAA, whole genome shotgun sequence):
TGGAGCAATTCCTAAACAAGTTTCCAGACTGACAAATCTCCAAACTCTGATACTTGATCATAACATGTTCAGTGGACGTGTTCCGGATTTGTTAGGTGAGCTTCCACGCCTGTCTGTTTTGAGCTTAAAGAACAATTCTTTGAGTGGGCCTCTGCCGGATTCCTTTAGCAGCTTAAAGCCACTCAGGGTGCTTGTGCTGTCCTCCAATAGCTTGTCAGGGGAATTGCCTGATCTCAACAGTTTATCAAACCTTCAAGTGCTGGATTTGGAGAACAATTACTTTGGACCACGGTTTCCAAGCTTGGGGAGGAAGGTTGTCACCCTTGTGTTGAGAAAGAACAGGTTTTCTGGTGGCTTGCCAGCTGAAGTAAATACTTATTATTTGCTCGAACACTTGGACATATCCTTCAACAGATATACTGGGCCCTTCCCAGCATCTTTGTTGTCTCTGCCATCTATTCATTATCTCAGTATTTCTGGAAACCGATTCACTGGCATGCTTTTGCAAAGTATGTCGTGCAATGGTGAACTTGAGTATGTGGACTTGTCATCAAATCTTCTGACTGGGAACTTGCCGACGTGCCTGATTTCAGACTCTAAGAACAAGGTGACTTTGTACTCGGCAAATTGTTTTGCGACCAAGGATCACAGCCAACACCCATTATCATTTTGCCAGAATCAGGCATTGGCTGTGGGAATAATACCTCACAAGGAAAATAAAGTGTCAGGTGCTAAAGCAACCCTTATGATTGGAATCATGGGAGGCATTTTTGGAAGCATTTTTCTTGGGATGATAATTTTCTTTTCACTTAAAAAAGCTACTATGAAGCCGGCACTGAACAAATCACAGAGGAGTTTAGCAGAGCATGCCTCTGTGGGGTACTCTTCCCAGTTACTTCCTGATGCAAGTATGATCTCCCTCCATCTCTTCCTATCTCAATCGTGTCATTGGAAAGTTGATAATATACTTATGCCTCTCAGTACTCATCTGTTAAGACGGTGATTATGAAATTGTTGCAGTTGGTGGTTTTGTGAATTTAATTTTACTTGTTAGTTGTCACGaactaatttaatttaatatagtTGTATTATTTCCATCTTATCTATGATTATTGTTTTTTTCCTTTAAAGGTTACATATTACAAACAATGAAGCTAGGAGAACTTGGTGTTCCACCTTATCGATCATTTTCCTTGGAGGAACTTGAAGCTGCTACAAATAACTTTGATACATCTAGTTTCATGGGAGAAGGTTCTCATGGTCAGGTATGTCTTGTATTCCTTGACATCCAGGTCAATCATACCTCTAAGTTTAAAACCAAATAAGTTGTTGTCAACTCCAGTATCCATGTTATTATAAGTTTAAAACCAAATAAGTTGATAGTCTcactatattttttataatataaaccAATGAAACAAATTTTGTCTTCTAAAAATCTAAAGACTTGATATGCTAAAACATATCGTGTTAATTTCTTGGGTGGAAAGTATTTGCTTATGCAAGCCATAAATTTGACATCAATTTCAAGCTTCAGCTATATGGACTTTCTAAAATATTTGCAGTTTGTTTGAGCATTCCTTATTTTTTGGCATCAGATGTACAGAGGAAAACTTCAAGATGGTTCTCTGGTGGCAATAAGATGCCTGAAACTGAAGAAAGCCCTAAACTCCCAGAATTTTAGTCGTCACATTGAACTGATTTCAAAGCTGAGGCATCACCATTTAGTCAGTGCCCTCGGGCATGGCTTTGAATATTACCTGGATGATTCCTCTGTCAGCAGATTATTTATTGTTTTTGAGTTTGTCTCAAATGGAACATTAAGAAGCAACATTTCAGGTTAGGTGTCAATTGGTATATGGCAAATTCTGATGTTAATATCTTTTTTTCTTGAGACACATGTTTTTCCTTAATTGTTGATTATGTCTATTGTCCTCCCTCTCTCACACTCTCTCACGAAATTTTCCACAGAGGGAGTTCCTGGAGAAACGCTTACATGGACACAGAGGATATCAGCTGCCATTGGTGTTGTAAAGGGCATTCAATTTTTGCATGGAGGCATGGTACCTGGCTTGTTTGCAAATGATCTGAAGATCACAAATGTTCTTTTGGATGAGCACCTTGTTGCAAAAATCAGCAGCTATAATCTGCCGATACTAGCAGAGGATATGAAATGTGAGGTAATAACAGAACTTTTTCATCCTTTGCTTCCTGTTGGAGTTGATCAATATGATTTCTGTATATTtgttttgatagaaatcaattttGCATCTGAGCAGATGATGGTTGGAAGTTCTTCAAGTGGGTTAAGAGAACCCAATGAAAGGTGCGCAACATGCTTCTTGTAGTGCTCAAGACATTCAAATAAAATGTTAATCTCCTACTCCAAGTACTTGTTAATGTGCTCCATTTATACTTATCAAATTGTTCTGTATCAGTGATCAATCTTAGGAATCTACTATCCCAGTATTCTAATGGTAGGCACCAATATTCTTAGCCAAGTGTGTTAAAACTTGGTTTTCCATTTACAAGTGTTGAAACATGATAGACCTCGAGTCCAGACCGACTCCCTCTCCTGTCCATTGGGAAGTAACAGACCTTGACACATGGAATTGTTTCCTCTCTAAAGCAGAGCAACATACTCCATTGCTTCATCAGTTCATGTCTATAGAGTTGGGCACTACAAGACAGCCAACCTTTgtctttctcaaaaaaatatatgtatattagaaaataaaagaacatGCTTTGTCAAGGTGAGCCTTGGTAAAACTGTACATTGACCCTCTCTAGATTCCATGCATTTGGCTCGTCCTTTTTATGGTCTGTACTGTATTCTCTAAAAAAATAGTGAGCATAGAATTTACAGTGCATAGATGATTTTTAGGTGGGGTTTTACTTTTTTCACGACCCATGAAGTCTCATACCTAAATACATCAAAACACATTTGTATTGAGGTGCCTACAAGAAGGCATGCGGCAGAACtattttttccttccttttgtctttcctgatttctttctttctgttCTACTGTACACATTGTATTCTGTTGCTTTCCCACATACATGCCTGTAATCTATGTTCTAAAGACAAGATTGATGAGTATAAAACTTGCAATCCATAGTCCATTTCTTGGTGAGGTTTATGCTTTTTCGTGAACCCATGAAGTTTCTTACCTCAATGCATCAGACAAATGTGTAAAACATATTTGAATTATTTCATTGTTGAAGTGCATAAAAGAAACCAAAGCAATTGGCAGAACtccttttctcctcctcttttttttttttttttctttctttctatttttgaCATGCCACATTACTGCCTTGCAGAACAAAGTACATGGATAAGATCGACATACATGATCTTGGTGTCATCTTACTGGAAATTATAACCGGAAGACCAATCATATTCAACAGCGAGGTTGTGAACATAATGAAAAATCAGGTATGGAGCAGTTTTTAATCTCTAATATCAAAACATTGCAATGAGTACAAGCTTTACGTAACGATCGAGTCATTATATGCTATCAAGCATAATTAATCATCAAACTGGACAGATTCTTGTATAGAACTGTTCATCTTGACCTGTTTGTGTTTCTAGCTGCAAGAAAGCATAGCAGCCGATGGGATTGCAAGGATGAGCTTTGTGGATCCAGTGATCATTAATGCATGCTGCGATGAATCATTAAAGACTGTTATGGAGATATGCTTACGATGCCTTTCGAAGGAACCAACACAACGACCCTCGATCGAGGATGTGCTTTGGAACTtgcagtttgctgctcaagtccaGGAATCTTGGAGAAGGTACTCTCACAGCAGCGAAGAATCCCCGCTTTCACCTTCGCTTCCTTCACAATCACCAATAGCGCTTAGCTGCTAACACCACTCTTTTAAGTGCAGAGTCATGATACTGAGACCTGCAAAGCAGTTTGATTCAtttgattagttagattgttatgGTTTAAGTACTTGCTTGTTTGTATGTTAAGGTACTACTTAGACCAAGACTTGGCAGATCTGACCAAGATAAGTTTTTATTGATATTATTTTCGTTTTGAGATGATTTTCCATAATAACAAGTCTTTTTATGTTTTCTTAGTTTTCAAATTCAAAGAAATTTCtatatattattgataatatgaGTTGAAATATTAGAATCAATTTATCAAGtattaaaaaaaacttttataATATCTGATTCAAATTATAACATCCTTTTGCAAGAGATAATCAAAAGCTGTTGCTCCCTCGTTGTCTTATATGTTTAGTCAGTAGTTTTTGAAGGCAAATGAATTCTTGGTTGAAATTTTTGGCTTTAAAGGAAAAATCAATCAAACtagaaaattagatttaaatttagacTCATTGTCTATGTttacttaaaaaaataattaatttttttatcacgTGTGATAAAATGACAAGTGAGGTTAATCAAACCCAAGCACCAATTTGATATCTTGTTACATaaatattaaagatttttttaattttgatttatcttttataatttaTCTCTCTAGAAGCACTCAAGATAGTTTGTGGAGATGCAAGGGCTTATAAATAGAATAATTCTAGAAGCACTTaagctatttttttttcttattcatcTCTCATCATAATCATAGTCTAAAGAAGATATATtgtaatttataaaataatcaaacatTAATTTTTAGGATTTCTCCCCAAAGCTTTTTCATACTTAGATTTCTTACCCCCTCTAAGGAGAATCCAAAAATACTTGTCAGCCCTAATATTTTCTTTATTAGGATGTGATGATGTATAATTTAgatgtcaagatcaaattttcTCACTCCATCTATAGTTACAGTACAGGGAGCCCACTGCTCATTTCTTTTCTAGGAAGACATGCCATGTTCTGACAGCCCTACAAGCAATAGGAGGTGTTGTTAGAAAACAAATTCAATTTATTATTGTATATCTTCATAAAAATAAAAGGTTGCATTAAATAGGATCACCTTTATAGGATTCATGAATCTTTAGATGTGACTTCTAATTCTCTATAAATAGATAGAGATTGAGGTATTGTGTATGTAGAAATTTTAGTTGTGTGAGTGCAATATGGAGAAATTATAGATATaaggaaaaatataattatataaggaTTCTTATCCATAATATTCCCACCACCTCAAAACCACTCCCTCTTTTCCTATCACCAAAAATAGCTTGATAGATTAGCATTTCTCTTGAGCAAAAACTAGTTTGCCTTCTGCTTTAGACATGAATAATTGTGGCCCTAATCCAAACCATAGTGAAATATTActcactactctctctctctctttgttgcaACACTTAAAGATTATTTTTTCCATCAAACACATAAAGAGGATCTTGATTTAACTAGTGGAAAACTACAGCATGCATCTAATTAATTATGATTCAAGAATGGATTTCTCATACGGCAAGCAAGAACTTGCCATCTCCTGTGGCGTGAAGTGCTACATCATTTGCCCTCCCTCATTGTGTGATGACAGTGAACACCACCAACCTTCTTTCCCACACCATAggggcatgcatgcatgcataataTTACTTGACATAATCTTTTCGAGACTTTGCATTAGAAAGCCTCGCCCACAAGCACTCCTCCCTCACGAGCTCAACGTGGCGCCCAGCTCTTCTTTAACCCCGGCCTCGACGGATGCACCACCATGGATCCTGATGGCGGCGGCGAGAAAGAGTGTGGCGAGAAGCCCAACCGGCGTGCAGCGAGAGTCGACGCCGGGAAGCGGGCGGCTGCCGTAACTCCGGGGTCGCCGAGGGAGGGCGCGGCGGGGTCGCCGTGCGGGGCTTGCAAGTTCCTGCGGCGCAAGTGCCTGCCGGGATGCGTGTTCGCGGCGCACTTCGCGTCGGAGCAAGGGCCGGCGAGGTTTGCGGCGGTCCACAAGGTGTTCGGTGCCAGCAACGTTTCGAAGCTGTTGTCGATTGTGCCCGCGGGGCGGCAGCACGACGCCGTGGTGACCATCTGCTACGAGGCGCAGGCCAGGCTCGCTGACCCCGTCTACGGCTGCGTCTCCACCATTCTCGCAATGCAGCAacaggtcctctctctctctctctctctctctctctctctctctctctctctctctgggtgaAGTAAGAGGAACGGCACTCTGTTCACGTTGCATGCGCATGCGCCATGGGATTGGGGGGAGGGGAAAGCTCCACCACGCCACTGGTGTGCTTGCCGTCTTTTCTGCAACTGATCATATCTCATGCATGCATAAAGATCTTTGCATTCTATCGCAAGGTGTCGGCGCTGCAGGCGGAGCTGTCGATGGTGCACTCGCAGCTGCTGAACACCCGGTTGGCCGTCGCGAGCGTCCTTCGGGCGTCGCATCGAGCGCAGCACATGGCGGCGCTGCAACCGGCCTACTCCAACAACTCGTCGGCGTCAAGGGACATGGTAGACGTGGGAAGCTTCCCGGAGAGCTTGGACCTGGGAGACACCGACCCAGCCTCGAGAGATCTGGAGCCTCTGCAGCTCTTGCAGCAGTCGCAGGATGAGGAAGAAGACGCAAGCCACGATTCTGTTGCCTTCCGCAACGAGCCTTTTGTTCCCAAATAATTGATCTTAGACTTGTCAGGAATCCATTTCCATCAACAACAGTAATAACACCAGAAATCCCAACCtacgataaatatatatatatacatatatatatatatatatatatatatatatatatatatatatatcgaagcgGAAACCTGACTTAAAATATAATTGTAAAGGAAAATGAAAGAGAATATATTTTTGTTCACATATCAATTAGAGTTATTAGCATTTTAATAAAATAGTTATGATAATAACCAAAAAATACcaattataataatagttattattTCAATAAAATAGTTTTGTTTAGAAATATCGAACAATTCTGGCACATACAATCACATTTTTGTCTcgcttttaatttattattttaatattacggGTTTCCTTACCGAGATTCTATACCGTCATTATTTACCAACCCCTATTGCATCACAAAGAGGCAAGTCAAATTGTCTACTGTCTCGACACCGTTTCATGGAAACCTCCCTAGCGCTTGATGAGCGCGTCCCATGGGACCCACTTGTGACGCCATGGATGGCTCAGGTATCCGACTGGGTGTCAGTTAATCAGGCAGGAACGGCGTTGCTAGAAACCTAAATTCTTACCCGTAGCGGACCCCACCAAAACTACGTAACCTGAGTCGTGTCCGAGACAAGCCCACGAGTCGGTGCTTCACGGGTATATAAGCGCCCCTCTCCGAAGCTTCCAACGAGATGACCTCGACGCGGAGACAAGGGCTCTGGAAGAAATGGCAATGAAGCGTACCACCGCCTTTccgtcctctcttcttctcctattGTTCCTTCTCCCAGTCGCCTCTCCACTCATCCTCTCTTTGAGCGAGACTCTCTTAGGTACTCATGTCTCCTCCCTTTCCTCAAGTTTTTTTCGTACTCTGGAGACGGGACGATCCGATCGATGCACTCCTTGTTCTGTGTATCTTTTGAGCGATTTTAAGCGTTCTATGGTTTGTTGTTTTTGCTGATATTCTAATTTGCCACGATACCAGCAATAACACCCAAAATCTCTAGATGTTAGATGCGGATGCTCAATAAAATAGTGTTTTTTGGGGGGGAATTGGTTCTGTTTCTTCGACATTGCCATGACAAAGTAATAAGCGAATGGAATGATGTTTATCGTGTGTGCGAAATTACTCCTATGACATTTTGTTCTCTTGCCGGACTATTACATAGTTTTAGGAAGATGAAAAACCTGTGGAGCTACATTTTCTTGAATTAGTCTGCTTGTTATTGCAGCAGCCTTTTTCCTGGTGTCATTATTTAGCTACAAATCTCCTATTTGTTGCAGAAATTAATTTGGAAAATCCAGTTTTGGAATTCGACTCGCCACCATATGCTGGACAGTCATGTCATCGGGTTCGGCTGACCGGCATGTCAAGGTTGAACCTCAAATCCTATGCCAGTTCTGTACGCGTGGCATTGAAAATTTCAGATTCCACGGACGAATGGCTTGGGAGAAACATACGACTTTGTTTCCACAGGTTGGTTATCTGATTTTTCTTTCTCGATCAAAATTAAAAAACTGAGTCATtcctttccccccccccccctttgtaGGAATACTTCTATTGGTGTTTGTCAATGTGAGGTGTCGCAGTGGGAATCTTTTCTAAGGAATGAACGGAATTCAATGATATCACCCTATGAGAGTGGATTTATTGATGTCAAAATTAATAAAGAAACTTCTACCTTCTTTTCGGTTGCTCTTGAGGAAGGTAAAGTATTGTTACATTTGAACTTGTTTTTGCTAGTTGttcataaaataacattaattctCAGGCACTTCCTTTTTTTCCTACATGCAGAGTTTCATCTATGGCGTCTGGGTTGCCTTGGTTTTGGATTACTCATTTTTCTCATTGCGCCTGGCATCAGCAATTGGATGCCATTCTATTACAGTAGTTCAATGATCTTAGGagtttttcttcttgtcttgATCCTTCTCTTCCAGGTAATGTCTGTGGAATGGGTAGTGAAGTAAACATTTGGATAAGATTTTACCAGTTTGGTTATTAGACATCTCTAGAGTTATAAGATAAATACTTGGATTAGTTTTGTGTAGCTACTTAAGGAAATAATGCTTGTATGTTCTAATTTGTGTGCTTCTTCAAGAGTGGCGTTTCACTTATGCATGCACAATCAAGAGCATGTCTCATGGTCATTATGATCCTTATTGGGTACATTATGTTAGCAAATTAAATTTTATAGCCCtcatttggttcaattagaatgTTCCTATCTACTTGTAAAGGCATTTTGATCTTTTAGTTCGACATGGAAGTTGTGATTCTCACGTTTGTCAAAGAATCTTGGCTTAGTTGGAGTTAGAGATTTGCTTTGTTTTTTTTTACACTTCTGTTCATATATATGTTGATTGTTTTCTACATGTATGATACAGGCAATGAAGTTAGTTCCCATAAGCAGGCGAAAAATAATATACATTGCATTCTATGGAtccttggtgaggattttatttccATGTTATTGCTCAatttagcttcttcattctctagTTTTTTTAATCATAGAAAACATTGTTTATTTCCAAATATTCTTCTCCAGATGGAGCCCTGCTCACCTTTGTGTTTTTCTTGCAGCTGGGTCTTGGTTCTTTAATAAGAAATTACTTCTCCACGATGATCACCTTTCTTCTTGTTAGTTGTGGCTTCAGTGAAGAATCATATAATCTCGTAAGCATCCATTTTCATGATTATGTTCCACATGAagtttcatttttataatttggatattTTATTTACGTGCTCCTTGCAAAAGCTTTCTTTGCTTATGTTTCACTCTAGTGCTACTGGTCACAAATATTTCAAACTGCATGCTTGATCAATATTGGATATGTCTTAGCCTACTTGTTAGATAATTCTAGATAGATGTtaaatttacttttttttatttatctgtaATCATTAAAATGTTTGAATACCTTAGGATACTGAACTTTTTCTGATTTATAATATgttgttttaataaaataatatccttAATTTGGTAATCATACAAAACCTTTGATACCCCTATCCTCATTAatctcaaaatataattataaatattatacatatataatatttgtTTAGAATTTACTTAACATATTAAATGTGTATCTTATAATATATTCATTTCAGCCCTTGCTCTGTATCTTTATCTTAAATCTggactattttaaatttttttccttgTATCTTAAATCAGAGCACAAACCATATTAGACACTCGGATCCATACTGTATCCAACATATTTTATCTATGTCCGAGCAACATAATAAATTCGTATGATCCAAAAATCACATGCATCTTTGGAGTGTTAGAAATGAATATGTAGTTTGTGCCTACATTTATGATGGCAGAATTGATTTTTGATTTCCAGTTTCATTATTATTAAACCTCATTTATTGTAACATGTCCCccaaaattttttatttaaagttgTATTTACTTCTTTTCATCACAGGTTTCACTTGTTCTGCTGGGGGGAATAATCTTTGCAGGAACGTTTTTAGGTTATTGGTCTGCGCGAAAGTTTGTCCTTTCTGAAGATGGATGTGTAGATTCTGGCATTGCACAATTTGTGAAGTGGACATTGCGTTTGATCGGCATAGTATCTATTCTCCAGGTACTTTCGTCATGATCACTCATGCACCTTATGCTTCATGTTAGACTCAAAAAGATTCCTTTTGGTAAGCCGACTATTCCATTTGTAACCTCATGATAGTCTGAAAGTATGCTATTCTATTTTGCAATAGTAAGGGTGAAAATGTGGTGCACAATAATATGTAATATCTGATGTTTCATAATCCATTTTTTATGACATTTGCAGTAAATTATCAACCCATTTTAAATTTAAGTTCTGAATATATGTAACAAAAAATATTCAATTTGAGTTGACTACAGGGCTTCAGTTGTTGGCTTAGTCGGATGTAAATCTTATTTGTTTAACCAAAGGTCAAATCCTTACAATTGGTAATCCAGAAATTTTGTGTTATGCCCTGAAGAACATCTGTGTGTACACAGATGTGCACATCTTTGTTATCAAGTTGGGATCAGAAGGTTCTTATTCTATTTGCGGTGTCCatgcatattttttaaaataattattgttTTGTATTGTACTATAAAGAGTTATACATGGTTCTTTTCTTCGAAATATTGTATATATTATCTATGGTTAGTAAAAAGTGAGCTTCTTAGTTCATGATAGTATCGAAATTTACAAAAATGATGTTTGTCTAACATTTTACCAAACATCCTACTTGGATCGATCATCTCATCTAGGTAATGGTAATTGAGAAGTCAAAGAAGGAATGCAGACTCTCATTATCTCCCTTCTGTATATATTGTCAGTATTTCATATTCATGAGGGTGAATAACATCTAATAAATAGTTTCTTTCATTTATCTATGGTAACTCAATTTATGAAAATTTATTTAtggaaaaattatattattgtaaGGACACAAACATTGTTTTGTTGGCACCAACATAATATTTTACAATTTACTCACAATTATATGAGTATTCCAATCTTTTTATGTTTGTTGTGTCCACATACAGTtctttaaataatataaattctaTTGTTTAATACTGCACAGCAAAAGTTTATACATGATTCTTTTTCTTCAAAGTGGCATATATATTATCTATGGTTGGTAAAAATTGAGCTTCTTAGTTCTATTGGTATAGACAAATGATATTTGTCTAACATTCTACAAAAACATCCTGCTTTGATCTATCATCCCCATCTGGTTAATGGAAAGAGAAGGAATCCAGACTTTCATTATCTTTCACATATCCAATCATTTGTTAAACATTTTATTTTCTTACCATAAACTTATCTTCTGTACTTTTCTTTATAGAGCACTATTGATGTTCCTTTGGGATTGCTTGCATTGGCTACTTGTTGCACATTTAGTTATCTCGTTCATTCCAAGAAGTGGTGAGCATCGACCCACAAATATTTTATTAGC
Coding sequences:
- the LOC135582834 gene encoding probable inactive leucine-rich repeat receptor-like protein kinase At3g03770; protein product: MAVGSYPCCLLILSMILILTPCAYQLQPAEVLSLLRIKRLLNYPAILSRWNVDTDFCSYEANPYVTIICYEESITQLHITGNKSAPPLPRSFSMTLLFATLYRLPNLKVLSLTSLGLWGPLTGKISRLSSLEIVNMSTNYLYGAIPKQVSRLTNLQTLILDHNMFSGRVPDLLGELPRLSVLSLKNNSLSGPLPDSFSSLKPLRVLVLSSNSLSGELPDLNSLSNLQVLDLENNYFGPRFPSLGRKVVTLVLRKNRFSGGLPAEVNTYYLLEHLDISFNRYTGPFPASLLSLPSIHYLSISGNRFTGMLLQSMSCNGELEYVDLSSNLLTGNLPTCLISDSKNKVTLYSANCFATKDHSQHPLSFCQNQALAVGIIPHKENKVSGAKATLMIGIMGGIFGSIFLGMIIFFSLKKATMKPALNKSQRSLAEHASVGYSSQLLPDASYILQTMKLGELGVPPYRSFSLEELEAATNNFDTSSFMGEGSHGQMYRGKLQDGSLVAIRCLKLKKALNSQNFSRHIELISKLRHHHLVSALGHGFEYYLDDSSVSRLFIVFEFVSNGTLRSNISEGVPGETLTWTQRISAAIGVVKGIQFLHGGMVPGLFANDLKITNVLLDEHLVAKISSYNLPILAEDMKCEMMVGSSSSGLREPNERTKYMDKIDIHDLGVILLEIITGRPIIFNSEVVNIMKNQLQESIAADGIARMSFVDPVIINACCDESLKTVMEICLRCLSKEPTQRPSIEDVLWNLQFAAQVQESWRRYSHSSEESPLSPSLPSQSPIALSC
- the LOC103997773 gene encoding LOB domain-containing protein 20 — its product is MDPDGGGEKECGEKPNRRAARVDAGKRAAAVTPGSPREGAAGSPCGACKFLRRKCLPGCVFAAHFASEQGPARFAAVHKVFGASNVSKLLSIVPAGRQHDAVVTICYEAQARLADPVYGCVSTILAMQQQVSALQAELSMVHSQLLNTRLAVASVLRASHRAQHMAALQPAYSNNSSASRDMVDVGSFPESLDLGDTDPASRDLEPLQLLQQSQDEEEDASHDSVAFRNEPFVPK
- the LOC135594238 gene encoding uncharacterized protein LOC135594238 — protein: MAMKRTTAFPSSLLLLLFLLPVASPLILSLSETLLEINLENPVLEFDSPPYAGQSCHRVRLTGMSRLNLKSYASSVRVALKISDSTDEWLGRNIRLCFHRNTSIGVCQCEVSQWESFLRNERNSMISPYESGFIDVKINKETSTFFSVALEEEFHLWRLGCLGFGLLIFLIAPGISNWMPFYYSSSMILGVFLLVLILLFQAMKLVPISRRKIIYIAFYGSLLGLGSLIRNYFSTMITFLLVSCGFSEESYNLVSLVLLGGIIFAGTFLGYWSARKFVLSEDGCVDSGIAQFVKWTLRLIGIVSILQVLSS